The following coding sequences are from one Ooceraea biroi isolate clonal line C1 chromosome 5, Obir_v5.4, whole genome shotgun sequence window:
- the LOC105286888 gene encoding organic solute transporter alpha-like protein 3: MDQVVQADVTCDPNYVPSAIQLVESLNAFGIGLLSIGSVFSILTLYFAVDACHNILSQKDSRFYKANAITILSVYPVASVCSLTAIAIPRGQLLSEAVTQIFLMICLYRLYLLLLDVGRRKISETPTLLLRVGPCCCWPCLPFPDLPMTDANLSWLNILALQLPIVQSLLYFILLFIGVEEPILVTQYSLYLQPVMVLSILLGLYSLTIVTKTLHLAAPDAKLRYKTVVLQLVLLFSKLQLAIIKSLPSTGLFPCNPPLTPATYANVTFNTLMLVEMLALCYVARHVYYVNLEKNQETDAIDRRTSNQAEPSSNNDGNKQLPASMVSIA, encoded by the exons GTTTAAATGCATTTGGAATCGGCTTGCTCAGCATCGGATCGGTATTCTCGATTCTTACGTTGTATTTTGCGGTTGATGCCTGTCACAATATTCTTTCCCAAAAGGATTCAAGGTTTTACAAAGCAAACGCCATCACGATCCTATCGGTGTATCCAGTCGCTAGCGTTTGCAGTCTCACGGCTATCGCGATACCAAG AGGCCAGCTACTCTCGGAGGCAGTGACTCAGATTTTCCTAATGATCTGCCTTTATCGGCTCTATCTTCTACTGCTGGATGTCGGTCGTCGAAAGATCAGCGAGACACCGACGCTGCTGCTGCGAGTCGGGCCCTGTTGCTGCTGGCCCTGTCTGCCCTTTCCGGACCTTCCGATGACCGATGCCAATTTATCCTGGCTAAACATCTTGGCCCTGCAGCTTCCAATCGTCCAA AGTCTCCTTTACTTTATACTTCTCTTCATAGGGGTTGAAGAGCCGATACTTGTCACGCAGTACAGTTTATACCTTCAGCCAGTCATGGTTCTCAGTATACTTTTAGGATTGTACAGTTTAACGATCGTTACAAAAACCTTGCATTTGGCAGCTCCAG ATGCGAAATTACGATACAAAACGGTGGTGTTGCAACTGGTGCTATTGTTTTCCAAATTGCAGTTGGCTATTATCAAAAGTCTGCCGAGCACGGGTCTGTTTCCGTGCAATCCACCCCTCACTCCGGCAACTTATGCTAATG TGACGTTTAACACGTTGATGCTAGTTGAGATGCTAGCTCTGTGCTACGTTGCCCGGCACGTATATTACGTCAATTTGGAGAAAAACCAAGAAACAGACGCGATAGATCGCAGGACATCGAATCAAGCGGAGCCGAGCAGCAACAACGACGGTAATAAGCAGCTTCCAGCTTCAATGGTGTCGATCGCGTGA